The Ictidomys tridecemlineatus isolate mIctTri1 chromosome 6, mIctTri1.hap1, whole genome shotgun sequence genome includes a region encoding these proteins:
- the Cecr2 gene encoding chromatin remodeling regulator CECR2 isoform X3 produces MYKEDPVQGKSNGELSLSRESEGQKNVSSVPGKTGKRRGRPPKRKKLQEEIIASEKQEENSLVSESQTRNGCQGPGQGTWWLLCQTEEEWRQVTESFRERTSLRERQLYKLLSEDFLPEICNMIAQKGKRSQRTKAELQPRWMSDHLSIKAMKQEETPVLTRIEKQKRKDEEEERQILLAVQKKEQEQMLKEERKRELEEKVKAVEDRAKRRKLREERAWLLAQGKELPPELSHLDPNSPMREGKKTKDPFELDDDFTAMYKVLDVVKAHKDSWPFLEPVDESYAPNYYQIIKIPMDISSMEKKLNGGLYCTKDEFVNDMKTMFRNCRKYNGENSEYTKMSDNLERCFHRAMMKHFPGEDGDTDEEFWIREDEKREKRRSRSGRNSGSHIWTRSRDSEGPSRKQQPMENGGKSLPPARRASSSGDDQSSSSTQPPREVGTSNGRGFSRPLHYGGMPSQAPLLNQMRPAVPGAFGPLQGSEPNTFYGPSRVPEAHPGEPMQQHQPFTMQPPVGISNHRGPQLGTPEDKQICGGLTHLSNMGSHPASLQLGQMSGPSQDGNMYPPASFQPGFIPPRHGGAPTRPADFAESSEIPPSHMYRSYKYLNRVHSAVWNGNHGTTNPGPLGPDEKPHLGPGPTHQPHTLGHMMDSRVMRPSIPQNQWTKQSSFLPHGVPSSGYMRPPCKSTGHRLQPPPTPAPSSLFGGPSQALRGMQGGDSMMDSPEMIAMQQLSSRVCPPGVPYNPCQPTPSQVPGPFPQAAHSASVSLSAPKPALGNPGRIQDNDETQKPENDQGEALPGLEEKPASVGASEEVYLKQLPQPTPPLQADCTRQSSPRERETEATELKNDTLESADNCKTAKGKNTWPSDSSYASPAAQGCMRDLSTMADRGVLPENGVIGEASPCGSEGKGLGGNGSEKPLCPRGKTLQETMPCTGQNATTPPCADPSLMTSPVSQFSPLYMPGLEYSNSAAHYHINPSLQALGPMMGGKSSVSHPQHFSPRAFQSNNPHPGIFPRYRPPQGMRYSYQQPPPQPSYHHYQRTPYYTCPQGFSDWQRPLHPQGSPGGPPASHAPHPRPLFSDKNSMANLPSCETLSAALTSPTRMDAVAAKVVPPDRQNPGPEEEKLDESMERPESPKEFLDLDNHNAATKLQSSLSANEYIYGTPPTHLSSGMGFGSPPFPPHGVMLQTGPSYTPQRPTSHFQPRSYSPVGAHPPHHPGAAQPNGLSQEGSLYRCQEEGLGHFQAVMMEQIGTGSGIRGSFQEMYRPSGMHIHPIQSQSSFPKTPAPAASPEQLPPHKPPTLPLDQS; encoded by the exons GGAAAACGTTCACAGCGCACAAAGGCAGAGTTGCAACCTAGGTGGATGTCTGACCACCTGTCCATCAAAGCCATGAAGCAAGAG GAGACTCCTGTGCTCACCAGAATTGAAAAACAGAAGCGCAAGGACGAAGAGGAAGAACGGCAGATTCTCCTTGCAGTGCAGAAAAAGGAACAGGAGCAGATgttgaaagaggaaaggaagcgGGAATTGGAGGAGAAGGTCAAGGCAGTGGAAG ATCGAGCCAAGAGGAGAAAACTCAGGGAAGAAAGGGCATGGCTGCTGGCTCAAGGCAAGGAGCTACCCCCAGAACTTTCCCATCTGGACCCTAATTCTCCcatgagggaaggaaaaaagacaaaggacCC CTTTGAGTTGGATGATGACTTCACTGCCATGTATAAAG TTCTAGATGTGGTAAAGGCTCATAAGGATTCCTGGCCATTTTTGGAACCCGTGGATGAATCTTATGCTCCTAATTATTATCAGATTATAAAG ATCCCTATGGATATTTCAAGCATGGAGAAGAAATTGAATGGAGGTTTGTACTGTACCAAGGATGAATTTGTAAATGACATGAAGACAATGTTCAGGAATTGTCGAAAATATAATGGGGAGAATAGTG AGTATACCAAGATGTCTGATAATTTAGAGAGATGTTTTCATCGGGCAATGATGAAACATTTTCCTGGAGAAGATGGAGACACGGATGAAGAATTTTGGATCCGAGAGGATGAAAAGCGGGAGAAGAGACGGAGTCGGTCTGGTCGTAATAGTGGAAGCCATATTTGGACCCGCTCTAGGGACTCTGAAGGGCCCAGCAGGAAGCAGCAGCCCATGGAAAATGGAGGAAAATCATTGCCCCCTGCACGCCGAGCTTCTTCTTCAGGGGATGATCAGAGCAGCAGTTCTACTCAGCCCCCTCGAGAAGTGGGCACTTCAAATGGCCGAGGTTTTTCCCGCCCTCTGCACTATGGTGGGATGCCCAGCCAGGCACCTCTTTTAAACCAAATG AGGCCAGCAGTACCAGGAGCATTTGGCCCTCTTCAAGGATCAGAGCCCAACACCTTCTATGGTCCCTCTCGAGTCCCAGAGGCACACCCAGGAGAGCCCATGCAGCAGCATCAGCCCTTTACCATGCAG CCTCCAGTTGGAATTAGTAACCACCGAGGACCCCAGCTTGGCACTCCAGAAGATAAGCAGATATGTGGGGGGCTAACACACCTTTCTAACATGGGATCACATCCTGCATCCTTGCAGCTTGGACAGATGAGTGGCCCTAGTCAGGATGGAAACATGTATCCCCCAGCTTCATTCCAGCCAGGATTTATTCCTCCCAGGCATGGTGGAGCTCCAACCCGACCAGCAGACTTTGCTGAGAGTTCAGAAATTCCTCCCAGTCACATGTATCGATCCTACAAGTACCTGAATCGTGTACACTCTGCCGTCTGGAATGGGAACCATGGTACTACAAATCCAGGACCTTTGGGGCCAGATGAGAAGCCCCATCTCGGGCCAGGACCCACTCACCAGCCTCACACTCTTGGTCACATGATGGATTCCCGAGTAATGAGACCATCTATACCCCAAAACCAGTGGACTAAGCAATCAAGCTTTCTACCTCATGGCGTTCCTTCTTCAGGATATATGCGACCACCTTGTAAGTCCACTGGTCATAGGTTGCAGCCACCTCCAACCCCAGCACCAAGTTCTCTATTTGGAGGGCCCTCCCAGGCCCTGCGTGGGATGCAAGGAGGGGACTCTATGATGGACAGCCCTGAGATGATCGCCATGCAGCAGCTGTCCTCCCGTGTCTGCCCACCAGGTGTGCCTTACAACCCCTGTCAACCCACTCCCTCCCAAGTACCTGGCCCTTTTCCACAGGCAGCTCATTCAGCATCAGTAAGCTTGTCAGCCCCCAAACCTGCCTTGGGCAACCCTGGGAGGATACAGGATAATGATGAAACACAAAAGCCTGAGAATGACCAAG gaGAAGCTTTGCCTGGACTTGAAGAGAAACCAGCAAGTGTTGGTGCTTCAGAGGAGGTATACCTCAAACAGCTACCTCAACCTACACCTCCCCTGCAGGCCGACTGCACCAGGCAGAGCTCACCAAGAGAAAGGGAAACAGAGGCCACAGAGCTCAAAAATGACACATTGGAATCTGCAGACAACTGTAAAACAGCAAAGGGCAAGAATACCTGGCCCTCAGACAGCAGCTATGCCAGCCCAGCTGCCCAAGGCTGTATGAGAGACCTCTCCACAATGGCCGACAGAGGGGTTCTTCCTGAAAATGGAGTCATTGGTGAAGCATCTCCTTGTGGATCAGAGGGGAAGGGCCTTGGTGGCAATGGTTCAGAAAAACCACTCTGTCCCAGAGGCAAAACATTGCAGGAGACCATGCCCTGCACAGGACAGAATGCAACTACACCTCCATGTGCAGACCCCAGTTTGATGACAAGCCCTGTAAGCCAGTTTTCTCCCTTGTACATGCCTGGCCTGGAATACTCTAATTCAGCTGCACATTACCACATCAATCCAAGCCTGCAAGCCTTGGGCCCTATGATGGGAGGGAAATCCTCGGTATCACATCCTCAGCATTTCTCTCCCAGGGCCTTTCAGTCTAACAATCCTCACCCTGGGATCTTTCCCCGATATCGCCCTCCCCAGGGAATGAGGTATTCCTACCAACAACCACCTCCACAGCCTTCCTACCATCATTACCAGCGAACTCCTTATTACACTTGTCCACAGGGCTTTTCTGATTGgcagagacccctccaccctCAGGGAAGCCCAGGTGGCCCCCCAGCAAGTCATGCCCCTCACCCACGGCCCCTTTTCTCAGATAAAAATTCCATGGCTAATCTGCCAAGCTGTGAGACACTGAGTGCTGCCTTAACTTCCCCAACTCGAATGGATGCAGTGGCTGCTAAAGTTGTCCCACCTGACAGACAGAATCCTGGTCCAGAGGAAGAAAAGCTTGATGAATCTATGGAGAGGCCTGAGAGTCCCAAAGAGTTTTTAGATCTGGACAACCATAATGCAGCTACCAAGCTACAGAGTTCTTTGTCAGCCAATGAATATATTTATGGAACTCCTCCTACACATCTGAGTTCAGGGATGGGATTTGGTTCACCTCCTTTCCCACCTCATGGTGTGATGCTACAAACGGGGCCTTCTTATACACCACAGAGGCCAACCAGTCATTTTCAACCCAGGTCATATTCTCCTGTGGGTGCTCACCCACCCCACCATCCAGGGGCTGCCCAGCCTAATGGCCTCTCTCAAGAGGGTTCTCTCTATCGCTGCCAGGAAGAGGGCCTGGGCCACTTTCAAGCAGTAATGATGGAACAGATTGGCACTGGAAGTGGAATAAGAGGATCCTTCCAGGAAATGTACAGACCATCAGG AATGCACATACATCCAATCCAGTCGCAGTCCTCATTCCCAAAGaccccagcaccagcagcatCACCAGAACAGCTGCCACCACATAAGCCCCCAACACTTCCTCTGGATCAG AGCTAG